GTCGGCCGGGAGGGTCATGGGGTGCACTCCAAGTTCGATGACGACGATGTCCGGGACGGCCTGAAACGATTCATAACTTCGGCCTAGGTTAGTGAGGTGGCAGCCAGGACGTCAAGGGGAGTCGCCGCCGCTCCGCCTCGGCCACGACACTGGCGCACGAGCGCGCTGAATCGTTACACTCGACGTTTCCGGGCACCGTTGCCGCACCACCGTGGGCGCCGAGCACCCGGTCCGACCCGGTGCGCAGACGAGGAGCAGGTCATGGCCAGACCCCGCGGCGGCCCCCGACGCCCCAGCGTCACCGATGTGGCGCGGGAGGCAGGGGTCTCGGTTGGCACCGTCTCCAACGTGCTCAACCGGCCGGACACGGTCTCCCCCGGCACCCGCGAGAAGGTCGAGGCGGCGATCGAGTCCCTGCACTTCGTCCGCAACGCCTCGGCCCGCCAGCTCCGCAGCGGGGAGATCACCACCGTGGGCGCCGTCGTGCTCGACATCGCCAACCCGTTTTTCACCGAGATGGCGCGCGGCATCGAGGACAGGCTCGCCCAGGATGATCACACCCTGATGCTGTGCAGCTCGGACGAGGACCCGCATCGGGAGGCCAGGTTCCTGCGGCTGTTCGAGGAGCGCGGCGTGCGCGGGGTGCTCGCCACGCCGTCCAACGGCAGCCTGGACGCGCTGCTGTCGCTGCGCGAACGCGGGACCGATGTGGTCCTGCTCGACCACACCTCGCCGGTGCCCGACATCGGCTCGGTGGCCGTGGACGACGTCGGCGGCGCCTCGCTCGCGATGAACCACCTGCTCGATCTGGGCCACACCCGGCTGGCGTTCGTGAACGGTCCGCTGACCCTGCGCCAGTGCGTCGACCGGCGCGACGGCGTCATCCAGACCCTGACTGCCCGGGGCCTGGACCCGGCGGAGGCGCTGGTCGAGGTGAACCTGGACGCCCTCAACCCCAACGCCGCCGATGCCGCTGTGCACCGGTTGCTGGCCTCCGCCGGGCCGAGACCGACAGCGATGTTCTGCGCCAACGACGTCACCGCCCTCGGCGCGCTCCGGGCGCTGCGGGATGGCGGTATCTCCATCCCCGAGGACATGGCGGTGGTCGGCTACGACGACGTCATCTTCGCCTCGATGCTCACCACCCCGCTGACATCCGTGCGCCAGCCGATGCATACCCTCGGCTGGACCGCTGCGGACATGCTGCTGCGGGGGCCCGACGCGGAGCAGCCGCGGCAGGTGGAGTTCGCACCGGAGCTCGTCGTACGCGCCTCGAGCGGGAGCGGCGCACCGGCCCGCGCCTGAAGATCAGGCCACGGGCGGCCCGGCCAAGCGGTCCAGCAGCACCGGCCCGACCTGCAGATCCGTCTCGAGGACCACGCGGCAGCGGGCCCCGGGCACGTCCACCGGGCCGCGCCGCTGATCGCGCATGTCCACGATCGTCTGCCCGCGCCCGGGGCCGTCACCGGCGTCGACGACCACCGGCACCCGTGGCGCTCGTGTGGCCTGGACCGTACCGACCAGCAGCGCGGCGGCGAGCGGGTCGTGCAGGGCGCAGGCGCGGTATCCGTAGACCTGCAGGTAGCGGTCCAGGTAGGCCTCGAGCGTCTCCCCCACGGCCCGCGCGATCGCCTCCGGCGCCTCCAGCAGCCGGCGCCGCCCGAGCTCGTCGAGCGTGTGCTCCATCGTCACGTCCAGCGGGACCAGCGTCACGTCCCAGTCCGCGCTCAGCACGGCGGCCGCCGCCTCGGGGTCGTTCGCGATGTTCGCCTCCGCCACCGCGGTCACGTTCCCCGGCTCCAGTGCGGCGCCACCCATCACGACGACGTCACGCACCATGGCGGGCAGCCCGGGCTCACGCTCGAGCGCCAGGGCGAGGTTGGTCAGCGGGCCGATGGCCAGGATCCGCAGCTCGCCGGGGTGCGCGCGCGCCAGGTCCAGCAACAGCTCGACCGCGTCCCGCGGGTCCGGGCTCGCAGTGGCGGGCTCGAGGTCCACTCCGCCGATCCCGTTCTCGCCATGGACCTCGGGGGCACCGCCGCCGAAGGTGCCACGGAGGGGGTCGGTGGCACCGACGCTGACGGGAATGTCCTCCCGGCCGGCGAGGGCGAGGAGCGCGAGTGTGTTGTCGGCGGCCACGGTGGCGGAGGTGTTCCCGCTGACCGTGCCGATCCCCACCACATCGGCCTCGGGCGAGGCCAGCAGATAGGCGAGGGCGAGGGCATCGTCGATCCCGGTGTCGCAGTCGACGTAGAGCGGTGCAGCATCAGTCATTCCCCCAGTCTGCCATTCGTCAAGGCCACCCCTGCGGACGGCAATGGCCGGGCATGCCTCCTCGGCGTGCGGCTGTCCGCCCCGTCGGCGGTGGCACGCGCCGGTTCCGGCCGCCACGGCGGGTCTGCGTACGATGAGCGGCGGAGGAGAGGAGCACCGATGGCGCGGATCGTCGACGTCGCCCGCGAGGCGGGCGTGTCCCCGCCACCGTGTCCCGGGTGCTCAACGGCAAGGACGTCAACCCGGAGCTGGCCGCACGGGTGTGCGCACCGCCGTCGAGAACCCGTTCTTCACCTCGGTGGCGCCGGTCGCCGAGGACGTGCTGGGGCACGCCGGATACTCGGCGGTGCTGTGCAACACCGACGACGACCCCACCAAGGAGGCCCGCTACCTGAGCGTGGCCGAGCACGAGAACATGGCCGGCGTGCTCATCGCACCGGCGCGCGGTAAGCCGGAGCTGGGCCCGCTGCTCGAGCGCGGGCGGGCGGTGGTCGCGCTGGACCGGCGGGTGGGGCAGCCGGTCGACCATGTGATGTTCGACAACGTCGCGCTCGGGGACCGCACCACCGGAGCTGCTCGTGCACGCCAACTTCCGGGTCAACGGCGGCTACGCGGCGCTGGTCCACCTGCTCGGGCTGGTGGATCCGCCGCAGGCGATCGTGGCCACCAACAATCTGGTGGGCGTCGGGGCGTTGCGCGCACTGGCCGAGCGGCCGGCGGAGGCGGGCGCCCCGCTGGGGGTGGCCGTCATCGGCGACCTGCCATTCGCGACCTCCAGCACCACCGGGGTGCATCTGCCCGCGCTGCTGCACGGGCCGCACCCTTGGAATCCGTTTCGGTCATCAGAGTCCGGTTCTGCACGTACGGAACCGGACTCCGATGACCAACGTGGATTCCGACAAGGTCCGCGAGCGCTCAGCGTGTGCGGGCGGGCACCCCGTGCTCGATCGGCAGCAGCCGGCGCAGCTGGGTGACGTGGCCCGGTTCGAGCTCGTCCACCGAGGAGACGCCCAGCAGCTTCATCGTGCGCTCGACCTCGGACCCGAGGATCTCGATCATCCGGTCCACCCCCTGGCGCCCGCCGGCCATCAGTCCGTACAGGTAGGCGCGGCCGACGAGCGTGAAGTCCGCACCGAGGGCGAGGGAGGCGACGATGTCGGCCCCGCTCATGATGCCGGTGTCGAGGATGATCTCGAGCTGATCGCCGAGCTCGGCGGAGATCTCGGGAAGCATGTGGAAGGGGATCGGCGCGCGGTCGAGCTGGCGTCCACCATGGTTGGAGAGCACGATCCCGTCGACCCCGAGCTCGGCCACCCGGCGCGCGTCCGCCAGGGTCTGCACGCCCTTGACGACGACCTTGCCCGGCCACTGCTCACTGACCCAGCGCAGATCGTCGAAGTCGACCGTCGGATCGAACATCGAGTTCAACAGCTCGGCCACCGTGCCGGACCAGCGGTCGAGCGAGGCGAACGCGAGCGGTTCGGTGGTGAGGAAGTCGATCCACCACGCCGGGCGCGGGATGGCGTTGATCACGGTTGCCGGGGTGAGCGAGGGCGGGATCGTCATCCCATTGCGCTTGTCCCGCAGCCGCGCTCCCGCGACCGGCACGTCCACGGTGACCAGCAAGGTGTCGTAGTTGGCGTCGGCGGCGCGGTTGACCAGCGCCATCGACCGGTCCCGGTCCTTCCACATGTACAGCTGGAACCAATTGCGCCCGGTCGGGTTCGCGGCGGCGACGTCCTCGATGGACGCGGTGCCCATGGTCGACAGCGAGAACGGGATGCCTGCCTCGGCCGCAGCGCCGGCGCCGGCGAGCTCGCCCTCGGTCTGCATCATCCGCGTGAAGCCGGTGGGAGCGATGCCGAAGGGTAGTGCGGAGCGCCCGCCCAGCACGTTCACGGAGGTGTCCACGTGGGAGACGTCGCGCAGGATCGAGGGGTGGAACTCGATGTCCTCGAAGGCCTGGCGGGCCCGGGCGAGCGAGAGCTCCTGCTCCGCGGCGCCCTCGGTGTAGTCGAAGGCGGCCTTCGGGGTGCGCCGCTGGGCGATATGGCGCAGATCGTGGATCGTCAGCGCACTCTCGAGCCGCCGCTTGCGGCCATCGAGCTCCGGGCGCTTGAACTGCATCAACGGCGCGAGATCGCGCACTTTGGGTACTCGACGCTGAACCATGGCTCAATACTCCCGCACTCCGGTTGCGGCTGACGCCACCCCGGTCTCGAATGGAACGATTCAGTGAGTCTTCCGACGGCGTCCGGGACTGTCAAGCAGACCGGTGCGGGACAATCGTGCGGTGTCCTCCTCCGACGCCTCGCTCTTCCCGCTGCCCGAGGGCGCCCGGCACTACCCGCGGCGCGTGGTGCTGCTCACGGGCCCGTCCGGATCGGGCAAGACCTCCCTGGTGCGCCGGCTTGGTCTGCCCATGGTCGCCCTCGACGACTTCTACTACGACATCGACGCCCCGCACCTGCCGCAGCGATTCGGCAGCGTCGACTGGGACGCCCCGCAGAGCTGGAACGCCGACGCCGCCCAGTCAGCGCTGATCACGCTCTGCCGCGACGGCGAGGCCCAGGTCCCGATCTACGACATCCCCACGTCCCGGCGTACCGGCAACGCCACCGTCGTGGCCGAGGAGTCCCGGATCGTCCTCGCCGAGGGAATCTTCGCGGGCGAGCTGGTGCCCGGCCTGCGCGCCGAAGGCGTGCTCGCCGACGCGATCTGCCTGGTCCGCCCCCGCCTGCAGACCTTCTGGTTCCGGCTGCTGCGCGATCTGGCCGAGGCCCGCAAGCCGCCCTCGACGCTGGTGCGTCGAGGGTTGGCCCACCTGCGCAGCGAGCCGGCGAAGATCCGGGCGTGGTCGGCGCAGGGGTGCCGTCCGCTCAGCGTCGGGCGCGCCGAGGCCGAGCTGCGGGCGCTGCTGCGCTACAGCTAGCCACGCGCA
Above is a window of Ruania suaedae DNA encoding:
- a CDS encoding LacI family DNA-binding transcriptional regulator, which gives rise to MARPRGGPRRPSVTDVAREAGVSVGTVSNVLNRPDTVSPGTREKVEAAIESLHFVRNASARQLRSGEITTVGAVVLDIANPFFTEMARGIEDRLAQDDHTLMLCSSDEDPHREARFLRLFEERGVRGVLATPSNGSLDALLSLRERGTDVVLLDHTSPVPDIGSVAVDDVGGASLAMNHLLDLGHTRLAFVNGPLTLRQCVDRRDGVIQTLTARGLDPAEALVEVNLDALNPNAADAAVHRLLASAGPRPTAMFCANDVTALGALRALRDGGISIPEDMAVVGYDDVIFASMLTTPLTSVRQPMHTLGWTAADMLLRGPDAEQPRQVEFAPELVVRASSGSGAPARA
- a CDS encoding nucleoside hydrolase produces the protein MTDAAPLYVDCDTGIDDALALAYLLASPEADVVGIGTVSGNTSATVAADNTLALLALAGREDIPVSVGATDPLRGTFGGGAPEVHGENGIGGVDLEPATASPDPRDAVELLLDLARAHPGELRILAIGPLTNLALALEREPGLPAMVRDVVVMGGAALEPGNVTAVAEANIANDPEAAAAVLSADWDVTLVPLDVTMEHTLDELGRRRLLEAPEAIARAVGETLEAYLDRYLQVYGYRACALHDPLAAALLVGTVQATRAPRVPVVVDAGDGPGRGQTIVDMRDQRRGPVDVPGARCRVVLETDLQVGPVLLDRLAGPPVA
- a CDS encoding alpha-hydroxy acid oxidase, with protein sequence MVQRRVPKVRDLAPLMQFKRPELDGRKRRLESALTIHDLRHIAQRRTPKAAFDYTEGAAEQELSLARARQAFEDIEFHPSILRDVSHVDTSVNVLGGRSALPFGIAPTGFTRMMQTEGELAGAGAAAEAGIPFSLSTMGTASIEDVAAANPTGRNWFQLYMWKDRDRSMALVNRAADANYDTLLVTVDVPVAGARLRDKRNGMTIPPSLTPATVINAIPRPAWWIDFLTTEPLAFASLDRWSGTVAELLNSMFDPTVDFDDLRWVSEQWPGKVVVKGVQTLADARRVAELGVDGIVLSNHGGRQLDRAPIPFHMLPEISAELGDQLEIILDTGIMSGADIVASLALGADFTLVGRAYLYGLMAGGRQGVDRMIEILGSEVERTMKLLGVSSVDELEPGHVTQLRRLLPIEHGVPARTR
- a CDS encoding uridine kinase family protein — its product is MSSSDASLFPLPEGARHYPRRVVLLTGPSGSGKTSLVRRLGLPMVALDDFYYDIDAPHLPQRFGSVDWDAPQSWNADAAQSALITLCRDGEAQVPIYDIPTSRRTGNATVVAEESRIVLAEGIFAGELVPGLRAEGVLADAICLVRPRLQTFWFRLLRDLAEARKPPSTLVRRGLAHLRSEPAKIRAWSAQGCRPLSVGRAEAELRALLRYS